A genomic stretch from Streptomyces venezuelae ATCC 10712 includes:
- a CDS encoding ArsR/SmtB family transcription factor, with protein sequence MQRIHFSSVDLARTRLRTSAGPLVETAFAAFLLGRGVGAPYAGWRRQVGTRLPPPPPRPGKGPGAELDDLVRRALECGADPGRATPPGAVPPPAPGTANRPDLPDIWRAAVAPYWDKILEYLEADCEARGRAVMAGGVEQLLSTAHPRITWTSPVLEIPDGPEGDVVLGGRGLVLAPSVFLNHRPGQLIWLQDGTGRPTLVVSAPPRAHEAAVLWAEPDETPEALGALVGQTRAAALRVLRAACTTSELADRLGISRAGASQHAAVLRSTGLITSRRVRNSMLHSVSPLGLALLDGRPARPAGGPRGPRREPLARGAVRPTA encoded by the coding sequence GTGCAACGCATTCACTTCTCCAGCGTCGACCTGGCCCGCACCCGGCTGAGGACCAGCGCCGGGCCGCTCGTCGAGACCGCGTTCGCCGCGTTCCTCCTCGGCCGCGGCGTCGGCGCCCCGTACGCGGGATGGCGCAGACAGGTCGGCACACGGCTGCCGCCGCCACCGCCCCGGCCGGGGAAGGGGCCCGGCGCCGAACTCGACGACCTGGTCCGCCGCGCCCTCGAATGCGGCGCGGACCCCGGCCGTGCGACACCCCCCGGCGCCGTCCCGCCACCCGCCCCCGGAACGGCCAACCGGCCCGACCTGCCCGACATCTGGCGCGCGGCCGTCGCCCCGTACTGGGACAAGATCCTGGAGTACCTGGAGGCGGACTGCGAGGCGCGCGGCCGGGCCGTGATGGCCGGCGGAGTGGAACAGCTGCTCTCCACGGCGCACCCCAGGATCACCTGGACGTCCCCCGTCCTGGAGATCCCCGACGGCCCCGAAGGCGACGTCGTGCTCGGCGGCCGGGGCCTGGTGCTCGCCCCCTCCGTCTTCCTCAACCACCGTCCAGGGCAGCTCATCTGGCTCCAGGACGGCACCGGGCGGCCGACCCTCGTGGTCTCCGCCCCGCCCCGCGCCCACGAGGCCGCCGTCCTGTGGGCGGAGCCCGACGAGACCCCCGAGGCGCTCGGCGCGCTCGTCGGCCAGACCCGGGCGGCCGCCCTGCGGGTGCTGCGGGCCGCCTGCACCACCTCCGAACTCGCCGACCGGCTCGGCATCTCACGGGCCGGAGCCAGTCAGCACGCCGCCGTGCTCCGGAGCACCGGCCTCATCACCAGCCGCCGGGTCCGCAACTCCATGCTGCACTCGGTCTCCCCGCTCGGCCTCGCCCTGCTCGACGGGCGGCCCGCCCGCCCGGCCGGCGGCCCGCGCGGCCCGCGCCGCGAGCCGCTGGCCCGCGGCGCCGTCCGGCCCACGGCCTGA
- a CDS encoding AfsR/SARP family transcriptional regulator, translated as MASQRASVVLTMLALSPGIPVTADQLVDELWADQPMANARNALQANVRRLRKLLQTVTGQDGAEILRTASNGYVLDTPAEAVDAHRFLELAGTGAGLTGPDPARAIDTLEAALALWRGPALLDTSEGLRCRIQAAHLEERRITAYEDLTAARLSVDAARVPVSELRQLAAEHSGRERLSELLMLALYRDGRQAEALEVFHGARARLAGDLGLEPGRALHHAYEAILRQDETLGEPRRALAHSAPALA; from the coding sequence ATGGCCTCGCAGCGCGCGAGCGTCGTCCTCACCATGCTCGCCCTGTCCCCCGGAATACCGGTCACCGCCGATCAGCTGGTGGACGAACTGTGGGCCGATCAGCCCATGGCCAACGCGCGCAACGCGCTCCAGGCGAACGTCCGCAGACTCCGCAAGCTGCTCCAGACCGTGACGGGCCAGGACGGCGCCGAGATCCTCCGGACCGCGAGCAACGGATACGTGCTCGACACCCCGGCCGAGGCCGTGGACGCCCACCGCTTCCTCGAACTCGCCGGCACCGGCGCCGGCCTGACGGGACCCGACCCGGCGCGCGCCATCGACACCCTGGAGGCCGCCCTCGCCCTGTGGCGCGGACCCGCACTCCTCGACACCAGCGAAGGACTGCGCTGCCGGATCCAGGCGGCCCACCTGGAGGAGCGCCGCATCACGGCCTACGAGGACCTCACCGCCGCCCGGCTCTCGGTCGACGCCGCCCGGGTCCCCGTCTCCGAACTGCGCCAGCTCGCCGCCGAGCACTCCGGCCGGGAGAGGCTGAGCGAACTGCTGATGCTCGCGCTCTACCGCGACGGCCGCCAGGCCGAGGCCCTCGAGGTCTTCCACGGGGCCCGCGCCCGACTCGCCGGCGACCTCGGACTCGAACCCGGCCGCGCGCTCCACCACGCCTACGAGGCGATCCTCCGGCAGGACGAGACGCTCGGCGAGCCGCGCCGCGCCCTCGCGCACTCCGCCCCCGCCCTGGCCTAG
- a CDS encoding tryptophan halogenase family protein: MLNRVVIVGGGTAGWMTASYFKAAFGERIDITLVESGSVGAVGVGEATFSDIRHFFEFLGLKEKDWMPACNATYKLAVRFENWRQPGHYFYHPFEQMRSVNGFPLTDWWLKNGPTDRFDKDCFVMASVIDAGLSPRHRDGTLIDQAFDEDGNEMQGLTMSEHQGKTQFPYAYQFEAALLAKYLTRYSVERGVKHIVDDVTKVELDERGWISAVKTAEHGDITGDVYIDCTGFRGVLINQALEEPFISYQDTLPNDSAVALQVPMDMERRGIRPCTTATAQDAGWIWTIPLTGRVGTGYVYAKDYLSPEDAERTLREFVGPAAADVEANHIKMRIGRTRNSWVKNCVAIGLSSGFVEPLESTGIFFIHHAIEQLAKNFPGEDWNPAHRDLYNNAIAHVMDGVREFLVLHYVAAKRSDTQYWRDTKTRAIPDSLAERIEKWKVQLPDSESIFPYYHGLPAYSYMCILLGMGGIDLAPSPALALSDPSAALQEFELIREKTERLVKVLPKAYDYFTQLG; the protein is encoded by the coding sequence GTGCTCAACCGAGTTGTGATCGTGGGCGGCGGAACGGCCGGCTGGATGACCGCCTCGTACTTCAAGGCCGCGTTCGGGGAACGAATCGACATCACCCTCGTCGAATCGGGCTCCGTCGGAGCGGTCGGTGTAGGCGAGGCCACGTTCAGCGACATCCGCCACTTCTTCGAGTTCCTCGGACTCAAGGAGAAGGACTGGATGCCGGCGTGCAACGCCACGTACAAGCTGGCCGTGCGCTTCGAGAACTGGCGGCAGCCGGGACACTACTTCTACCACCCGTTCGAGCAGATGCGTTCGGTCAACGGCTTCCCGCTGACCGACTGGTGGCTCAAGAACGGGCCGACCGACCGCTTCGACAAGGACTGCTTCGTCATGGCGTCGGTCATCGACGCCGGACTGAGCCCCCGGCACCGCGACGGCACCCTCATCGACCAGGCCTTCGACGAGGACGGGAACGAGATGCAGGGCCTGACGATGTCGGAGCACCAGGGGAAGACCCAGTTCCCCTACGCCTACCAGTTCGAGGCCGCGCTCCTCGCCAAGTACCTCACGCGGTACTCCGTGGAGCGGGGCGTGAAGCACATCGTCGACGACGTGACGAAGGTCGAGCTCGACGAGCGCGGCTGGATCTCCGCCGTGAAGACCGCCGAGCACGGCGACATCACCGGCGACGTGTACATCGACTGCACCGGCTTCCGCGGCGTGCTGATCAACCAGGCCCTGGAGGAGCCGTTCATCTCCTACCAGGACACGCTGCCCAACGACAGCGCGGTCGCCCTCCAGGTGCCCATGGACATGGAGCGGCGCGGCATCCGGCCGTGCACGACCGCCACGGCCCAGGACGCCGGGTGGATCTGGACGATTCCGCTCACCGGGCGGGTCGGCACCGGGTACGTGTACGCGAAGGACTACCTGTCCCCGGAGGACGCCGAGCGCACCCTGCGCGAGTTCGTGGGGCCGGCCGCGGCGGACGTCGAGGCCAACCACATCAAGATGCGCATCGGCCGCACCCGTAACTCCTGGGTGAAGAACTGCGTGGCCATCGGCCTGTCCAGCGGCTTCGTGGAGCCCCTGGAGTCCACCGGCATCTTCTTCATCCACCACGCCATCGAGCAGCTCGCCAAGAACTTCCCCGGCGAGGACTGGAACCCGGCCCACCGCGACCTCTACAACAACGCCATCGCCCACGTCATGGACGGCGTACGGGAGTTCCTGGTGCTGCACTACGTCGCGGCCAAGCGCTCGGACACCCAGTACTGGCGCGACACCAAGACCCGCGCGATACCGGACTCGCTCGCCGAGCGCATCGAGAAGTGGAAGGTGCAGCTGCCGGACAGCGAGTCGATCTTCCCGTACTACCACGGGCTGCCGGCGTACTCGTACATGTGCATCCTGCTCGGCATGGGCGGCATCGACCTCGCGCCCTCCCCGGCCCTCGCGCTGTCCGACCCGTCGGCCGCCCTCCAGGAGTTCGAGCTCATCAGGGAGAAGACCGAGCGTCTGGTCAAGGTGCTGCCGAAGGCCTACGACTACTTCACCCAGCTGGGCTGA
- a CDS encoding TOMM precursor leader peptide-binding protein — translation MLSEGDGGAPADDRTRLGFRRHLRATVVPGEAVYLVSHRGVTALHGDPAEVLAPLLDGSRSPAEVLGEAAAALGPEEALRALRALEAAGLLTLRAAPAGPPAAPHRPDAAAEAYWDLAGLDGARAGAAVARGAVRVVGAGGVGTDEVRDACRASGLGLAGDGEEAALTLVVCDDYLSPALCEIDVAQRAARRPWLLAGVGSAAGWIGPFFRPYEGPCWHCLAHRLRGHRRSEEPLRRALGLAGPPARPQATLPAVRALTAQLAVVEAAQWLAGRRHAGQDSVYVHDTLGPHGPRGSAHPVVRLPQCAACGDPELVARRISRPFVARPRPKTTEDLNGHRALTPARMLERYGPLVDPVTGIVKEIRSAPGSPDFVHAYLSGHNLAMRSTTLGGLRAGLRSLSGGKGLTETEARVSALGEAVERYSGTRQGDEPVVRDSYRGLGPAAVHPNASQLYHERQLRDRHGWNARGSRLQYVPPPFDEAAATEWTPVWSLTGGEQRLLPTSMLYFSEEPSPDGMCADSNGNAAGSSPEDALVQGFLELVERDAVALWWYNRTRQPALDLDAFAEPYLDRTIDGYAALHREVWALDLTSDFGIPVIAALSRRTDKPAEDVLFGFGAHFDPRVALRRAVTEMGQLLPLVAEVTPEGSGYRIDDPDALDWWRHATRAGRPYLAPAPGLPARGPAAWAYRPTADLREDVTAITETVRARGMELLVLDQTRPDLELPVVKVVVPGLRHFWARFAPGRLYDVPVTLGRLTAPTPYDQLNPVPLFV, via the coding sequence ATGCTCAGCGAGGGAGACGGCGGGGCGCCCGCCGACGACCGCACACGACTCGGCTTCCGACGGCACCTGCGGGCGACCGTCGTACCCGGCGAGGCGGTGTACCTCGTCTCGCACCGCGGGGTCACCGCGCTCCACGGAGACCCCGCGGAGGTCTTGGCGCCGCTGCTCGACGGAAGCCGCAGCCCCGCCGAGGTACTGGGGGAGGCCGCTGCCGCCCTCGGCCCCGAGGAGGCGCTGCGGGCGCTGCGGGCCCTGGAGGCCGCCGGCCTGCTGACGCTCCGCGCCGCGCCCGCCGGGCCCCCGGCCGCCCCCCACCGGCCGGACGCCGCCGCCGAGGCGTACTGGGACCTGGCGGGCCTGGACGGCGCGCGGGCCGGAGCGGCCGTCGCCCGGGGCGCCGTACGGGTCGTCGGGGCCGGCGGCGTCGGCACCGACGAGGTGCGGGACGCCTGCCGCGCTTCCGGGCTCGGCCTCGCGGGTGACGGCGAGGAGGCGGCCCTCACGCTCGTGGTCTGCGACGACTACCTGTCCCCCGCCCTGTGCGAGATCGACGTCGCCCAGCGGGCCGCCCGCCGCCCCTGGCTGCTGGCCGGGGTGGGCTCCGCCGCCGGCTGGATCGGTCCGTTCTTCCGGCCGTACGAAGGCCCCTGCTGGCACTGTCTCGCGCACCGGCTCCGGGGGCACCGCCGCTCCGAGGAGCCGCTGCGGCGCGCCCTCGGCCTGGCGGGCCCGCCGGCCCGGCCGCAGGCGACGCTGCCCGCGGTGCGCGCCCTCACCGCGCAGCTCGCGGTGGTGGAGGCGGCGCAGTGGCTCGCGGGCCGGCGCCACGCCGGCCAGGACTCCGTGTACGTCCACGACACCCTCGGCCCGCACGGCCCGCGCGGCTCCGCGCACCCGGTCGTCCGGCTGCCGCAGTGCGCCGCGTGCGGCGATCCGGAGCTGGTGGCCCGGCGGATCTCCCGCCCGTTCGTCGCCCGGCCGCGCCCCAAGACCACCGAGGACCTCAACGGCCACCGGGCGCTCACCCCGGCCCGGATGCTGGAGCGCTACGGGCCCCTGGTGGACCCGGTGACCGGGATCGTCAAGGAGATCCGCAGCGCCCCGGGCAGCCCCGACTTCGTGCACGCCTACCTCTCCGGCCACAACCTGGCCATGCGGAGCACGACCCTCGGCGGACTGCGCGCCGGACTGCGGTCGCTCAGCGGCGGCAAGGGGCTGACCGAGACGGAGGCCCGGGTCAGCGCCCTGGGCGAGGCGGTCGAGCGCTACAGCGGCACCCGGCAGGGCGACGAGCCGGTGGTGCGCGACTCCTACCGCGGGCTCGGCCCGGCCGCCGTGCACCCCAACGCGAGCCAGCTCTACCACGAGCGCCAGCTGCGCGACCGGCACGGCTGGAACGCGCGTGGCTCCCGACTCCAGTACGTACCACCGCCGTTCGACGAGGCGGCGGCCACCGAGTGGACGCCCGTGTGGTCGCTCACCGGGGGCGAGCAGCGGCTGCTGCCCACGTCGATGCTGTACTTCAGCGAGGAGCCGTCCCCGGACGGGATGTGCGCCGACTCCAACGGCAACGCCGCGGGCAGCAGCCCCGAGGACGCCCTAGTGCAGGGCTTCCTCGAACTGGTCGAGCGCGACGCGGTGGCCCTGTGGTGGTACAACCGCACCCGGCAACCGGCGCTCGACCTCGACGCGTTCGCGGAGCCGTACCTCGACCGGACGATCGACGGCTACGCGGCGCTGCACCGCGAGGTCTGGGCCCTGGACCTCACCTCGGACTTCGGCATCCCGGTGATCGCGGCCCTGTCCCGGCGCACCGACAAGCCGGCCGAGGACGTGCTCTTCGGCTTCGGCGCCCACTTCGACCCCCGGGTCGCGCTGCGCCGGGCCGTCACGGAGATGGGCCAACTCCTGCCCCTCGTCGCCGAGGTGACCCCGGAGGGCAGCGGCTACCGGATCGACGACCCCGACGCGCTCGACTGGTGGCGGCACGCCACCCGGGCCGGGCGGCCGTACCTGGCCCCCGCGCCGGGGCTGCCCGCGCGCGGCCCGGCCGCCTGGGCCTACCGGCCCACCGCCGACCTCCGCGAGGACGTCACGGCGATCACCGAGACGGTACGGGCGCGGGGCATGGAGCTGCTCGTCCTGGACCAGACCCGGCCGGACCTGGAACTCCCCGTGGTGAAGGTCGTCGTCCCGGGGCTGCGGCACTTCTGGGCCAGGTTCGCCCCCGGCCGGCTCTACGACGTCCCCGTCACCCTCGGCCGGCTCACCGCCCCTACCCCGTATGACCAGTTGAACCCGGTCCCGCTGTTCGTCTGA
- a CDS encoding LysR family transcriptional regulator translates to MNVELRHARVVTAIDRAGSISKAAAELGLPQSSLTAQLRRIEKALGGELFVRTRSGVTPTPLGERLTPMLADLVRQADLVIAEATAYTSDVFRFGNTEWTPPSLRAVLQEALPVVEVRTETLAPAAAVAAARAGALDAALVTGRPGTATTGLEPPLAGAVVVREPVWLAVPPGHPLAGRSVVDVRDLTGLRWIRYAREHWFHPIEKQLFARVAGTDPEVLHHVDGHHEAMNWVRDADAAALTTPTGATKEVTLVPIRDTERTELLLVWRGDALAESMRRGLLETVRRYYRDYARTIPRYWPWIVDHPEEFTELGPFPAP, encoded by the coding sequence GTGAACGTCGAGTTACGCCACGCGAGAGTCGTGACGGCCATCGACCGCGCGGGGAGCATCTCGAAGGCCGCGGCCGAACTGGGCCTCCCGCAGTCGAGCCTCACCGCGCAACTGCGGCGCATCGAGAAGGCCCTCGGCGGCGAACTGTTCGTCAGAACCCGCTCCGGCGTGACCCCCACCCCGCTCGGGGAGCGGCTCACCCCCATGCTCGCCGACCTGGTGCGCCAGGCCGACCTCGTGATCGCCGAAGCCACCGCGTACACCTCGGACGTCTTCCGGTTCGGGAACACGGAATGGACGCCGCCGTCCCTGCGCGCCGTGCTCCAGGAGGCGCTGCCCGTCGTCGAGGTGCGGACCGAGACCCTCGCCCCGGCCGCCGCCGTGGCGGCGGCGCGCGCCGGGGCGCTCGACGCGGCCCTGGTGACCGGCAGGCCGGGCACCGCCACCACCGGCCTCGAACCGCCGCTGGCCGGCGCCGTCGTCGTACGGGAACCGGTCTGGCTGGCCGTACCGCCCGGGCACCCGCTGGCCGGCCGGAGCGTCGTGGACGTCCGCGACCTGACCGGCCTGCGGTGGATCCGGTACGCCAGGGAGCACTGGTTCCACCCCATCGAGAAGCAGCTGTTCGCCAGGGTCGCGGGCACCGACCCCGAGGTGCTGCACCACGTCGACGGCCACCACGAGGCGATGAACTGGGTCAGGGACGCCGACGCGGCCGCCCTCACCACCCCCACCGGCGCCACCAAGGAGGTGACGCTGGTGCCGATCCGGGACACCGAGCGCACCGAACTGCTCCTGGTGTGGCGCGGGGACGCACTGGCCGAGTCCATGCGGCGCGGCCTCCTGGAGACGGTCCGCCGCTACTACCGCGACTACGCCCGGACCATCCCCCGGTACTGGCCGTGGATCGTCGACCATCCGGAGGAGTTCACCGAGCTCGGGCCCTTCCCCGCGCCCTGA
- a CDS encoding ABC transporter permease, which produces MFGLALQTLRHRKSGFVASFLALFLGAVIVAACGGLMETGIRASAPPPRTGTGHAVVLFSPIEHEATRLVSLSAVFGGIAAMVVVFVVGSTLAVLVQQRMREMALLRAVGSLPGQIRLLVVSETLVIGALATALALAPGHYAGRLMLERFAEGGMVSPEIPYRAGWIPLVTAAGAALLAAVAAAWIASRRAALIRPAAALAESGLQRRWISAPRLVFALLCLAGGTALALVTALVMPGSVAASTAGPTAMLWASGVALVCPGLTGALIAVLRPPLRLLPGPACGLAADNVRARAVRTAGAVTPVMLATGLAAGLLYLQTTTDASARDAARDARTRAAVSAPVAVAPAGLADRTTVHGPAAVTVSTAGAAGRAGSAGAADDRAERVVTVAAAPVAAAPVVAAPVAPVMAAPGGGARAASSGGGSADAWINFLLAGTIIGYAMISLVNTLVVAASERREEFALQRLVGATTGQVMRMMSVEALLVAVMGTVLGSLVAAATLVPFRLALDGRWLPGGPVWIYLAIVGLVTALTVVATLVPVRLALRVPPAGAPAAP; this is translated from the coding sequence ATGTTCGGCCTGGCTCTGCAAACCCTGCGCCACCGCAAGAGCGGTTTCGTCGCCTCCTTCCTCGCCCTCTTCCTCGGAGCCGTGATCGTCGCCGCGTGCGGGGGTCTGATGGAGACCGGCATCCGGGCCTCCGCCCCGCCCCCGAGGACCGGCACCGGCCACGCCGTGGTCCTGTTCTCGCCGATCGAGCACGAGGCGACCCGACTGGTCTCGCTCTCCGCCGTGTTCGGCGGGATCGCCGCCATGGTCGTGGTGTTCGTCGTCGGTTCCACGCTCGCCGTGCTCGTCCAGCAGCGCATGCGCGAGATGGCCCTGTTACGGGCGGTGGGCTCGCTGCCCGGCCAGATCCGCCTTCTGGTGGTGTCCGAGACGCTGGTGATCGGCGCGCTCGCGACGGCGCTGGCCCTGGCGCCGGGGCACTACGCGGGCCGGCTGATGCTGGAGCGGTTCGCCGAGGGCGGCATGGTCTCACCCGAGATCCCGTACCGCGCGGGCTGGATCCCGCTGGTCACGGCCGCCGGAGCGGCCCTGCTCGCGGCCGTGGCCGCCGCCTGGATCGCCTCGCGCCGCGCCGCGCTGATCCGGCCCGCCGCCGCGCTCGCCGAGTCGGGGCTGCAGCGCCGCTGGATCAGTGCGCCGCGGCTGGTGTTCGCGCTGCTCTGCCTCGCCGGCGGTACGGCCCTGGCGCTGGTCACCGCGCTGGTGATGCCGGGGTCCGTCGCCGCGAGCACCGCGGGTCCCACCGCGATGCTCTGGGCCTCCGGCGTGGCCCTGGTGTGCCCGGGGCTCACCGGGGCGCTGATCGCGGTGCTGCGGCCGCCGCTGCGTCTGCTGCCAGGACCGGCCTGCGGCCTGGCCGCCGACAACGTCCGCGCCCGGGCGGTCAGGACGGCCGGGGCGGTCACTCCGGTGATGCTGGCGACGGGGCTCGCCGCGGGGCTGCTCTACCTCCAGACGACCACGGACGCCTCGGCCCGTGACGCCGCGCGGGACGCCCGTACGCGTGCGGCCGTGAGCGCGCCCGTGGCCGTGGCACCGGCCGGCCTCGCGGACCGGACCACCGTCCACGGCCCGGCCGCCGTCACGGTGAGCACGGCAGGCGCGGCTGGCAGGGCAGGCTCGGCTGGCGCGGCGGACGACCGTGCCGAGCGCGTCGTCACCGTCGCGGCCGCGCCTGTCGCGGCTGCACCCGTCGTGGCCGCGCCCGTCGCTCCCGTCATGGCCGCCCCCGGCGGGGGCGCGCGGGCGGCGTCGTCCGGCGGTGGGTCGGCCGATGCCTGGATCAACTTCCTGCTGGCCGGCACCATCATCGGCTACGCCATGATCTCGCTGGTCAACACCCTGGTGGTGGCCGCGTCCGAGCGCCGTGAGGAGTTCGCCCTGCAGCGTCTGGTGGGCGCCACCACGGGCCAGGTGATGCGGATGATGTCGGTCGAGGCGCTGCTGGTGGCCGTGATGGGAACCGTCCTCGGCTCCCTGGTCGCCGCCGCGACGCTGGTGCCCTTCCGGCTGGCGCTCGACGGGCGGTGGCTGCCCGGCGGGCCGGTGTGGATCTATCTCGCGATCGTCGGCCTCGTCACCGCGCTGACCGTGGTGGCCACCCTGGTGCCGGTCCGGCTCGCCCTGCGCGTCCCGCCCGCGGGGGCGCCCGCCGCGCCGTGA
- a CDS encoding cation:proton antiporter: MDVLNSWPRIPHAVAVLCVVAVIAFAGRWAARLARQPVVVGEVTLGLLAGPAALALVGRPAFEAALPDQVLHLVAFVAEAGLVFYLVGLAHELRAGPPGASGPDRRGATALTVGALALPLLTGLLLVGWVQLTDDAAARGTAPLPAFALMVSVAMSVTAVPVLARILTERGMSRTTAGRLAMTSALVIDAVAWLLFTASVALASGEAAGLVRSLAAVALGIGCATALGLALRTGTARRAAKRFPAVAALLLGAAALAVALTMKDLGMTAILGAAMVGFAVPGGESEPWTRTVSAVSRTGRALVPTFFVVSGIALLDDVSPAASWTLIAWTVALGCLGKGLGSYAGARLDGRPPRLAVRIAVLMNTRGLTELVVVQAGYAAGILSAAMMLALTVMALVTTAMTGPLLDLLDRGSDPPRVEPVPLTTTESGRR, encoded by the coding sequence ATGGACGTCCTCAACTCGTGGCCCCGGATCCCGCACGCCGTCGCGGTCCTGTGCGTGGTGGCGGTCATCGCCTTCGCGGGCCGGTGGGCCGCACGGCTGGCGCGCCAGCCCGTGGTCGTCGGGGAGGTGACCCTGGGGCTGCTGGCCGGACCCGCCGCGCTCGCGCTGGTGGGCCGGCCGGCCTTCGAGGCCGCGCTCCCCGACCAGGTCCTCCACCTCGTCGCCTTCGTCGCCGAGGCCGGTCTGGTCTTCTACCTGGTCGGCCTGGCCCATGAACTGCGGGCCGGGCCCCCCGGGGCCTCCGGGCCCGACCGTCGCGGGGCGACCGCGCTGACCGTGGGCGCCCTGGCGTTACCGCTGCTCACCGGTCTGCTGCTGGTCGGCTGGGTGCAGCTCACGGACGACGCGGCGGCCCGCGGCACCGCGCCGCTGCCCGCCTTCGCCCTGATGGTCTCGGTGGCGATGTCGGTCACGGCGGTGCCCGTGCTCGCCCGGATCCTGACCGAGCGCGGGATGTCCCGCACCACGGCGGGCCGCCTGGCGATGACCTCGGCCCTCGTCATCGACGCCGTCGCCTGGCTGCTGTTCACCGCCTCGGTCGCCCTGGCGTCCGGCGAGGCCGCCGGTCTCGTCCGCAGTCTCGCGGCGGTCGCCCTGGGCATCGGGTGCGCGACGGCCCTCGGCCTGGCCCTGCGCACCGGGACCGCCCGCCGTGCGGCGAAGCGTTTCCCCGCTGTCGCCGCCCTCCTTCTCGGCGCCGCCGCCCTCGCGGTCGCGCTCACCATGAAGGACCTCGGCATGACCGCCATCCTCGGGGCGGCGATGGTCGGCTTCGCGGTCCCCGGGGGCGAGTCCGAGCCCTGGACGCGCACGGTCTCGGCCGTGTCGCGGACCGGGCGGGCACTGGTCCCCACGTTCTTCGTGGTCTCGGGGATCGCGCTGCTCGACGACGTCTCCCCCGCGGCGTCCTGGACGCTGATCGCCTGGACGGTCGCGCTGGGCTGCCTCGGCAAGGGCCTCGGCTCGTACGCGGGCGCCCGGCTCGACGGCCGGCCGCCCCGGCTGGCCGTGCGGATCGCGGTCCTCATGAACACCCGCGGCCTGACCGAACTCGTCGTCGTCCAGGCCGGATACGCGGCGGGCATCCTGTCCGCGGCGATGATGCTGGCGCTCACCGTGATGGCCCTGGTGACGACGGCCATGACCGGCCCGCTGCTCGACCTCCTCGACCGCGGGAGCGACCCGCCCCGGGTCGAGCCGGTTCCCCTCACCACGACAGAAAGCGGAAGACGATGA
- a CDS encoding flavin reductase family protein has translation MTEPAVRTPPAPQSTTAGGFRTMMSGFPTGVCIVTCVDPDGTPRGMTCSSLCSVSLDPPTLLVCLRAGSPTLQAVLDSGGFTVNLLHDGAREAAELFASGDPERFRLLPWERAPGAPGPHLVRDAHTIADCKVTLTQRTGDHVTVFGETLAIRRQQERPPLLYGLREFRSWSAA, from the coding sequence ATGACCGAACCCGCGGTCCGGACCCCGCCCGCCCCGCAGTCCACCACCGCCGGCGGATTCCGGACGATGATGAGCGGCTTTCCCACCGGCGTCTGCATCGTCACCTGTGTGGACCCCGACGGGACCCCGCGCGGGATGACGTGCTCCTCACTGTGCAGCGTCTCCCTCGACCCGCCGACCCTGCTGGTGTGCCTGCGCGCCGGCAGCCCCACCCTCCAGGCGGTCCTCGACAGCGGCGGGTTCACCGTGAACCTGCTGCACGACGGAGCGCGGGAGGCCGCCGAGCTGTTCGCCTCCGGCGACCCGGAGCGCTTCCGGCTGCTGCCCTGGGAGCGGGCGCCGGGAGCGCCGGGACCGCATCTGGTCCGGGACGCCCACACGATCGCGGACTGCAAGGTGACCCTGACCCAGCGGACCGGCGACCACGTCACCGTCTTCGGCGAGACCCTCGCCATCCGGCGGCAGCAGGAGCGCCCGCCGCTCCTGTACGGGCTGCGGGAGTTCCGCTCCTGGTCGGCGGCGTGA
- a CDS encoding ArsR/SmtB family transcription factor, translating to MTGEELLVVLSAVGHPQRLRIVAELSRGRRYVSELARCLVISRPLLYMHLERLEKAGIVVGTLELSEDGKALRYFELVPFDVRLNVAGVLAAVQGDSALRGEYALASERGQRGVSG from the coding sequence ATGACCGGTGAGGAACTCCTTGTTGTTCTCTCTGCCGTCGGACACCCGCAGCGCCTCCGGATCGTCGCCGAGCTGTCCAGGGGACGGCGGTACGTCAGCGAGCTCGCCCGGTGCCTGGTGATCTCACGGCCCCTCCTCTACATGCACCTGGAGCGGCTGGAAAAGGCCGGCATCGTGGTCGGCACCCTCGAACTGTCCGAGGACGGCAAGGCGTTGCGGTATTTCGAGCTGGTCCCCTTCGACGTGCGGCTGAACGTGGCCGGCGTCCTCGCCGCCGTCCAGGGCGACAGCGCGCTCCGCGGCGAGTACGCCCTGGCGTCAGAGCGTGGTCAGCGGGGCGTCAGCGGATGA